The Brassica oleracea var. oleracea cultivar TO1000 chromosome C6, BOL, whole genome shotgun sequence genome includes a region encoding these proteins:
- the LOC106299815 gene encoding zinc finger A20 and AN1 domain-containing stress-associated protein 10-like, whose product MANANETEAVPCVGGCGLFGTRKNNNLCSLCYKKSVFEHRLLEQLANLKLDLKPEPSTVPPTSPIVAVQEPVRKQRCETCHRKVGVTGFSCRCGHIFCGSHRYPEEHSCPFDYKQSGRLTLAKQLPLSRAEKLHRF is encoded by the coding sequence ATGGCGAACGCGAACGAAACAGAAGCCGTACCGTGCGTTGGAGGCTGTGGACTCTTCGGGACGCGAAAGAACAATAATCTCTGCTCCCTTTGCTACAAAAAGAGTGTTTTTGAACACAGGCTGCTTGAACAATTGGCCAATCTCAAACTTGACCTCAAGCCTGAGCCATCAACAGTTCCTCCGACAAGTCCAATAGTAGCCGTACAAGAACCAGTTAGAAAACAGAGATGCGAAACGTGTCATAGGAAAGTAGGGGTGACCGGATTTAGCTGCAGATGCGGACACATCTTTTGTGGGTCACATCGATATCCTGAGGAACATTCTTGTCCTTTTGATTACAAACAGTCTGGACGACTCACGTTGGCCAAGCAGTTGCCGTTGAGTAGAGCCGAGAAGTTGCATAGGTTTTAG